TGTCCAGGGGGAGATCATGCCTGCACTGCCAttcacctcctcctctatcTGTGGTTTAACTTTGTTTGAGTCTTCTGGGAAACCAGCGGTGGGACTGGGCCTGGGAGACCAAGGCAGGCTGGGAGTGACCTTTCTCTGGTATGCTGCCCTGGACCCCCACCCTGCAGACATGGTGGTGAAAGGAGAGTCTGGGTAGTAGCTGAGAGCATGAGTTGTTTGCATGGACAGGGACTTGATACCATAAGGAAGCAGGGAGCTTGAGTATTCCCCCTCATAGGGAGTGAGATCTAGCTTGTTGCTGGTGCTAGTGCCGTTTCCCCCCTGCTGCATGGAGGCGACAAACCACCTCTGAGAAGCTCCGTCCTCTGACTGAGGCGAGAGGAGGCTGTTAGTCTGTGGCACTGCTCTCTCGCTGTTGTAGAAGCGATTCTGGGGAAGGTTGTTGACAAATTGGTCCTGGAAGAGGGGCTGCATGGTGTAGCGGGCACTGGGGACGATCTGGTGGGCACGGGAGGAGTCGGTCGGAGATGGGGTGAGGCGGTCGTGCTCTGCCGCTGTGTACATCCTAAAAAAATATACACGTACTCATGAACTTGAGGTGAAGGAAGGACAGTGTCTGAGTGAATGTTCAAAGTGAGTTGGAAACAAATCCTAAATTAGTCAATTTAAAAAGCAAGATTGTTGAGACATTAAAACATATAACTTGATTTATACTCAGTTTAGTTTATAACTGGCAatgcaataaagaaaaatactcACGAATCATAATTATCTCTGAATCCTTTGGCAAAGGGGTTGTGATCAATTTTCAGCTGTGTGAtctgaaacaaagcaaaatggGAGAATAATAAGTTTATATGTGATGAATGCAAAGAAGCACCATGCAGTCACATGGAAGAGAGGGTAGATGCATTTACTGTTCGTGTCCACTGGATGAGTTGCAAGGAAATGGAAATTACACATGGACCAAAATAAGATGTAACATGCAATTTGTTATTTGGTTTTAGCAGCTTGTATCTCAAAAAACCACATCCTGgcatggaggagaggaggagaggagtgtttCATGCTTACATCAGTGTTCTGGTAGGCAGTCACGGCTATAAACTGAGTCTCTGGGAAGGTGAAGCTCTGAGTCTTAACGTCACTGCTGATGTCCTCCACCCCATCCTCCGTCACCTCCACGATGTGCAGCCTGGGCTGGTACTTATGCAGCGATTGCAGGACAATCATCTGCACATGAACAcggtaaaaacaaacaagagcaaaaaaaaaaaatcatttttattgtcataatttaaaaaaaagtaagcCCTAaatcatttttctaattttctacAGGTGCTATGGCTGTGTTGcgcattttttaaaaacttattTTGCCTTAATATCTTATTTTGGATATCGTGGGCCTGCTTCATATCAGTCATATTTTGCGCAAATTCTCTCTAGAGCAAAAACATCACGTGAGCGCTAAAAGTGAATTCATTTCCTgtcaaacattattttaaaagttatttgCGTAAAAACTATTAATGGTGCACTTTAATCTGGTCTCTTACGCAGAGTTTATCAGGGTAATCgattagaaaaaaatgtaagatATTTTATTATCAGTTAATGCAACGAAAatgatgttgacattttaataaatttacATAAATCTTCGGTTGGAGTTAAAAGcgttcatttagattttttttttttttattattggttTGACTTGACATACCTGTGAAGTATTGTGACTGGTTCCTTTGTTGTTGGTGAGTTTCAGTTTGCTGAAGGAGATTTCTTGTCTCATCCAGTGGGCTCCTGTGTTTGGAGACTCTGGATGGATGTAGACTTTATTCCCTggaataaagaaatacatttccATCATCATCAAACTCGCAGCAGCCAACACCAAGTAGAGCATTTAGTAGACTATTTATTGAAAGACGGtttcataatgataataatgatattcCAAAATGTATGCGCATAAAAATAATCCTTAGTTTgtatcaaaacattttattctagCAAACAGCCAATTAGATAATCTTACTATTTCTCCATTTGGTTATCTCCTTTTTAAGTTTATTTGATTGAAGAAAACatagaacaaaatgaaatgtaaaaataaaaaaattcaaatatcgACCTCTCTCAGTACCTTGGCTGCTGTTGTCCGCCTTCCCACAGGTCACCCACTTGCCACCTTGAAATCTCCAGTGGTTTGGATCCGCCAACACCACCTCCACAAACACGTTGTAGTGCGCCGTCAGGTTGAGACTGGCGATGTTAAAACTGAGAAACGGGAACATCCGTCTGCAGACACAGCAAAATCAAACAGACAACAGGCGAAACTGGAATATGAGTAAGATGTGTTGAGCAATGAAAATCGTAAATTTTTCTtacagcaaataaaagaaatgaaataacaatTTGCATCTTCTTTGTCATCCCCTGCTGGCCTCTCACCTGCCCTGCTTGGTGATGATCATCTCGGTCTGGTGACGGTGAAACTTGAGCCACAGGGGCCGGTTGCAGAGGTAGACCTGGGCCCTCATCCCCGGCCCGGCTGTGGGCAGGCTGAGGTTGCTGAGAGCGGACCCTGAGCCGGTGTAGGGCGGGTAGATGCACCCGGGGCTCTGCCCGAGCTGGTAGGCCGAGCTGAAGTGACTGCGGCCGGCGGCGGAGGGAGAAAATCCCGTGGGAGGCAATACGGAGCCCAGGTGGAGAGATGAGGGGTACCTGCCTGCGCCGGACGGGGTGTAAACCGTCCCACTGGGGGCATAAGGGATAAAGGAGCAGGGGTTCTGTGCTTCGGGGCTGTGTTTAGAAACCGTGGGAGAGATGTAGTACCGATCAGCACCCATCCCGTGCTCTGGGTACCTGCTGCCAGCAGCCGGTTCGTCCCCATCCACAGCCGGAGACTTGCACCTCTCATCCGCTGCCTCCTTGGTGGAAGAGAAGGTGCTGCTCTCTCCTTCACCGCCGAGCATGGCTGCTTTTTTCGTCTTTGATACAGAGGTACTTGCTCTCTTTGATCCCACTTGAGACGCCTTTCTTTCTTGCCTTGTTTTTCTGGGGGTCTTCCTCCCCACGCATCAGGTCTTGCAAAGCAGGTCTTGTGCCAGCGGTGCGCTGAGAAAAACTTCCTCTGGCAGCATCCACTGAAGTCTGAACTCTTGAGACAGGAAGAGATTATAGTTAAGAGCAGCCTATTTTCTACAGTCATCGGGATACCTGAGTCACCAACAATAGCAAGGCCCATTACAAGCTGGTGACTTGTGCGTAAACGTGAATACAGTGAAACGGTGGAAAGTGACGGTCATATGAAAGCTGAGAGTCTCCGTGGGTGTATCAGGGTGGGGCTGTGAAGGTTTAATCTAACTTGAACTGTTGAACTTCAGTCATTGTAgtcttttaaaaatcaatagctaacattaacttaaaaaaaaaaaacaagcctccTTTGGCATAGGTGCACCTCTCCCTTTCTATTTTaattctctcctctctttttaaGTCATGTTTAGGTGAATTATTCCACTAAATTCGGTGTAAAAATGAGAGGCACATTGCATTAGTTTTGTAGATAAATTCTGATTTACAAGGAGAGGCTGAAACAGGATGATTCAGATCACTTCAGATGCGTCcatgatgatttttttaactATTAACTATGACCTGAATCGGTCGTTAGCCCATCTGTGGTCACCTCTCAGGTAGAAACACGGTGACTTTAACTCCACTTGGATGATattggaggggaggggggagggtggggggtcgCCTCGAGGTAAGAGCCAGTTTCTTGTAAATCATATGACAAATTTGAAGCACTGATTTTTCTGGGAGGGTAACTTTGTGGTGTAGGTTAAAATTAAAAGCGAAAGTTCGCCCACGATTCTTAAAATGCATGTCATATTTTCTCATGTACACCTTAATTTTCGGTAAAAACAAatagtgctgttttttttcttgtcacaTTTTCAAGAGATTTCCCCACATCCTTAGGGAACAgacaacaacattaaaataatctatCTTTATTAACACATATTTGCgattaatgtaaaaacaaaaaaaaatgaacaaatgtagTTATTTTGTGACAAATAGACGGGATGCTGTTAATCCTATATTATTATTCAGAGTTAATGAATTTGCATTCATTCAATTCTGGTGCGACTCTGCGTCCCTACGGGATGCCCGACGTGAAAAAGGGAAATAGCCAATTATTTTTCCGTTTGAAGAAACCTGTGATGTTTCTTGGATCCGACAGTCCGATGTGAGAAGCGgcaacaaacaaatcaaaacgATCGAGGAAATGAATAGAAAGAGtaaatgaatagaaataaatatgagTGGAGACAAATAAAATGAGTTCATGTCCATGGCTTAATTCTCTGTGAATAATTCCAAAggctgaattttttttttttttgtatttttggggTAGGTGATGCttaaatttcacatttattaCAAACAAATGCTTCAACATAAAGTGCAAGAAAAACGTATGCATGCAAATGAAACTATACATCTCATGTAAgaatatgtttaaaaatgtaaactcACCAAGCGACTCTCCCTCCTGTTTCCCTGCTTGCAGATCAAGTtcaagaaaatatttcaaagtaaagaaaaacTGTCTCAGGCGACATCAGCGCGCAAAGTAAGCTGCGAGGCTGAGCCCATACCAGTACATGGCATCATGTTGTGTTTGGGGCTGAGGAGGGAGCGTGAGTTAAAGCCTGAGCCATGTGGAGGCGGACTGATCACAGTGTAGAGGCGCACTCCCGCTTTCACCGCTGCTCTCTCCCTGTGGCCATGACGCACAGATAGCAGCCTATTAGGCCTATCAGATCCTCCTCTGATCTCCAGAGGAGGGGCAGGGGATCCTCAGCATCATATCCAAGGTGTATAAGAGCTAGGCTGCTTCCCAGTCCTCATCTCTGAATTGTTCCCATCCCGTCATCCTCACAAAGATCAACAGAATAACATTCATCAGAGTCTGTGGGGGTCAATAGTGCAGAGTTTATGCTGAGGTGATATTGTTCTTGATGTATAGTTATATGTCGACAGGGTCATTGTCGTTCCTGTTTTAAGACTTGGTGGAACCTTGAtgtctacaaataaataaaagaaaaccctcctgtttgaacagaaagagaaaaaaggacaTGGAAGTTCAGATTTCTGAAAGGTTGTGCAGATCTGACCTCCAGATTACATTCTACTTTTAAGGCATTGTACAACATTTCCCTcaaaaaatgcatgaaatcaACTATTTGAAAGTTGCTGCTAATTTCACTTTCAAGTACAGACCTGGTAActcagagaaacagagactCAGACATTGTATTACTTTACCTACAATaacatgttgtaaaaaaaaaaaaaaaatgtggcagACAGTGAAATAAGAACTTggaaagtaaaagtacctcacTGACAATAAGacatagaatataaaaataataaacacaatTCTTTAATTTTCAGGTCAGTTTTGCCATAATAGCTGCACAGATGGAACCTGTCATGACTGAAACTCAGCTGTATTACTGTCTTTGTAGCTGTAGCTGCAActatatacaatatacaatCATTACGGTGCCCCATATCAATGCTAATGGTTATGcaaagagagaagcagcaaaggCACAAAAGGAATTGGTTGAAGAGGGCTACAGCGCTATTGTGTGATTTTGCTGTAACTGGGCTGACATTGAGCAAACACTGTGTGAGAgacaagaagaaagagaaacaaaagacattttattctaaatatcCGTATGAGTGCATCAAGTTAACACCGAAACGCACCCACAAACTAG
The nucleotide sequence above comes from Pempheris klunzingeri isolate RE-2024b chromosome 8, fPemKlu1.hap1, whole genome shotgun sequence. Encoded proteins:
- the LOC139205331 gene encoding eomesodermin-like, with the protein product MLGGEGESSTFSSTKEAADERCKSPAVDGDEPAAGSRYPEHGMGADRYYISPTVSKHSPEAQNPCSFIPYAPSGTVYTPSGAGRYPSSLHLGSVLPPTGFSPSAAGRSHFSSAYQLGQSPGCIYPPYTGSGSALSNLSLPTAGPGMRAQVYLCNRPLWLKFHRHQTEMIITKQGRRMFPFLSFNIASLNLTAHYNVFVEVVLADPNHWRFQGGKWVTCGKADNSSQGNKVYIHPESPNTGAHWMRQEISFSKLKLTNNKGTSHNTSQMIVLQSLHKYQPRLHIVEVTEDGVEDISSDVKTQSFTFPETQFIAVTAYQNTDITQLKIDHNPFAKGFRDNYDSMYTAAEHDRLTPSPTDSSRAHQIVPSARYTMQPLFQDQFVNNLPQNRFYNSERAVPQTNSLLSPQSEDGASQRWFVASMQQGGNGTSTSNKLDLTPYEGEYSSSLLPYGIKSLSMQTTHALSYYPDSPFTTMSAGWGSRAAYQRKVTPSLPWSPRPSPTAGFPEDSNKVKPQIEEEVNGSAGMISPWTETQPSALPLDKADSYSTVCKRRRLSLNGPSAEDSPADIKCEDLASAATNSSSYSKEVPSSKGMAAYYSFYTNP